The following proteins come from a genomic window of Sorghum bicolor cultivar BTx623 chromosome 3, Sorghum_bicolor_NCBIv3, whole genome shotgun sequence:
- the LOC8072394 gene encoding sugar transporter ERD6-like 5, with the protein MACMAGPMEREGQEAAEKKPLLVRVVGSGSGDGQGGSASSSSSSVAVVVGCTAIAVAGSFEFGISVGYSSPTQLGIMRDLHLSLAEYSVFGSILTIGAMLGAVVSGSIADRAGRRGAMAISDILCALGYLLIGFSQNYWWLDIGRVLIGCGIGILSYVVPVYISEITPKNLRGGFATVNQFMICCGGSLAFVLGTFIAWRTLAIAGVAPCLLQLVGLLLIPESPRWLARFGHPGAFVVALQTLRGHGTDISEEASEIKVFTEKLQRLPKSKMLDLFQKDYIRAVTAGVGLMALQQLGGVNGILFYASEVFVSAGFPSGNTGTVAMAVVQVPMVGLGVLLMDKAGRRPLLMISAAGTCLGCLLVGLSFLSKEQHWERDLNVLALAGLVVFIGSFSLGMGGIPWVIMSEIFPINMKGSAGSLVTLVSWLGSWVVSYAFNFLLIWSSYGTFFIFATICGFTVVFVHRLVPETKGRTLEEIQASMNSSLTPFHKY; encoded by the exons ATGGCATGCATGGCCGGTCCGATGGAGCGAGAGGGACAAGAAGCAGCCGAGAAGAAGCCTCTCTTGGTGAGGGTggtcggcagcggcagcggtgaTGGCCAGGGCGGCAgcgcctcttcttcttcttcttcggttGCCGTGGTGGTCGGCTGCACCGCCATCGCCGTCGCCGGGTCCTTTGAGTTCGGAATATCT GTCGGCTACTCGTCACCGACTCAGCTGGGCATCATGCGTGATCTCCACCTCTCACTAGCTGAG TACTCTGTATTTGGCTCGATCCTGACCATCGGAGCAAtgctgggtgccgttgtcagtGGCTCCATAGCAGATCGAGCAGGTCGAAGAGGT GCGATGGCGATATCAGATATTCTCTGCGCTCTTGGGTATCTCTTGATAGGATTTTCACAG AATTATTGGTGGCTTGACATTGGAAGGGTGCTTATCGGATGCGGAATTGGGATCCTGTCATATGTG GTTCCAGTCTATATATCAGAGATAACGCCAAAGAACCTTAGAGGAGGCTTTGCAACTGTAAACCag TTTATGATATGCTGTGGAGGGTCGCTTGCATTTGTTCTTGGGACCTTTATCGCCTGGCGTACCTTGGCAATTGCTG GAGTGGCACCATGTTTATTGCAGCTGGTTGGCCTTCTATTGATACCTGAATCCCCCAGATGGCTG GCTAGGTTTGGACACCCAGGTGCATTTGTAGTAGCACTGCAGACGTTAAGGGGACATGGAACTGATATCTCTGAAGAGGCCTCAGAAATAAAA GTTTTCACAGAAAAGCTTCAGCGCCTTCCGAAGTCGAAGATGTTAGACCTGTTTCAGAAGGATTACATCCGTGCTGTCACG GCTGGAGTTGGGCTTATGGCCCTTCAGCAGCTTGGGGGTGTAAATGGCATTCTCTTCTACGCCAGTGAAGTATTCGTTTCGGCCG GTTTCCCGTCAGGAAACACAGGAACAGTCGCCATGGCAGTAGTACAG GTTCCAATGGTCGGACTAGGGGTGCTTCTGATGGACAAGGCTGGAAGGAGGCCACTTTTGATG ATCTCTGCAGCTGGGACATGCCTTGGTTGCCTACTAGTTGGTTTATCATTCTTGTCTAAG GAACAGCACTGGGAAAGGGACCTGAACGTGTTGGCTTTGGCCGGACTTGTG GTTTTCATCGGATCTTTTTCACTGGGTATGGGGGGAATACCATGGGTTATAATGTCAGAG ATATTTCCTATAAACATGAAAGGATCAGCAGGAAGCCTTGTGACCTTAGTAAGCTGGCTTGGATCGTGGGTGGTCTCGTACGCCTTCAACTTTCTCCTGATATGGAGCTCTTACG GCACATTTTTCATCTTCGCAACCATTTGCGGATTCACAGTCGTATTTGTGCATCGGTTAGTGCCAGAAACGAAAGGAAGAAccttggaggagatccaagcCTCCATGAACTCGTCCTTGACGCCCTTCCACAAATACTAG
- the LOC110433299 gene encoding pathogen-related protein-like isoform X1: MAAAGAEVGEDKYRSFIHGESERNTVWRYGGPPNYDTVNKLFEEERTHVWAEGSLEEKVQRLLKSWEMELVHKARPEDQKTVSSERYTTSTNGMSALTRAEVMAIGGYNNFLRTKLPPEHRIYDPDSESPESAMDTFKTAFPRGFAIEVLDVYSGPPKIAFKFRHWGYMEGPFKGHPPHGHRVEFIGVCIFHVSVDEEMKVEKSEYFYERGNFLASFLSAPAADAAPGSGSSGCPVMHGN; encoded by the exons ATGGCGGCCGCCGGCGCCGaagtgggagaagacaagtaccgGTCCTTCATCCACGGCGAGAGCGAGAGGAACACCGTGTGGAGGTACGGCGGCCCGCCCAACTACGACACGGTGAACAAGCTCTTCGAGGAGGAGAGGACTCACGTGTGGGCCGAGGGCTCGCTGGAGGAGAAGGTGCAGCGGCTGCTCAAGAGCTGGGAGATGGAGCTGGTGCACAAGGCGCGGCCCGAGGACCAGAAGACCGTCAGCTCGGAGCGATACACCACCAGCACCAACGGGATGagcgccctgacccgggcggaGGTGATGGCCATCGGCGGCTACAACAACTTCCTGCGCACCAAGCTGCCGCCGGAGCACCGCATCTACGACCCGGACAGCGAGTCCCCGGAGTCCGCCATGGACACCTTCAAGACGGCCTTCCCGAGGGGGTTCGCCATCGAGGTGCTCGACGTCTACAGCGGCCCGCCCAAGATCGCCTTCAAGTTCCGCCACTGGGGGTACATGGAGGGGCCCTTCAAGGGACACCCGCCGCACGGCCACCGCGTCGAGTTCATCGGCGTCTGCATCTTCCATGTCAGT GTTGACGAGGAGATGAAGGTGGAGAAGTCAGAGTACTTTTACGAGCGCGGCAACTTCCTCGCCAGCTTCTTGAGCGCCCCTGCCGCTGATGCGGCGCCAGGCTCAGGCTCATCAGGCTGCCCCGTGATGCACGGGAACTGA
- the LOC110433299 gene encoding pathogen-related protein-like isoform X2, with translation MAAAGAEVGEDKYRSFIHGESERNTVWRYGGPPNYDTVNKLFEEERTHVWAEGSLEEKVQRLLKSWEMELVHKARPEDQKTVSSERYTTSTNGMSALTRAEVMAIGGYNNFLRTKLPPEHRIYDPDSESPESAMDTFKTAFPRGFAIEVLDVYSGPPKIAFKFRHWGYMEGPFKGHPPHGHRVEFIGVCIFHVDEEMKVEKSEYFYERGNFLASFLSAPAADAAPGSGSSGCPVMHGN, from the exons ATGGCGGCCGCCGGCGCCGaagtgggagaagacaagtaccgGTCCTTCATCCACGGCGAGAGCGAGAGGAACACCGTGTGGAGGTACGGCGGCCCGCCCAACTACGACACGGTGAACAAGCTCTTCGAGGAGGAGAGGACTCACGTGTGGGCCGAGGGCTCGCTGGAGGAGAAGGTGCAGCGGCTGCTCAAGAGCTGGGAGATGGAGCTGGTGCACAAGGCGCGGCCCGAGGACCAGAAGACCGTCAGCTCGGAGCGATACACCACCAGCACCAACGGGATGagcgccctgacccgggcggaGGTGATGGCCATCGGCGGCTACAACAACTTCCTGCGCACCAAGCTGCCGCCGGAGCACCGCATCTACGACCCGGACAGCGAGTCCCCGGAGTCCGCCATGGACACCTTCAAGACGGCCTTCCCGAGGGGGTTCGCCATCGAGGTGCTCGACGTCTACAGCGGCCCGCCCAAGATCGCCTTCAAGTTCCGCCACTGGGGGTACATGGAGGGGCCCTTCAAGGGACACCCGCCGCACGGCCACCGCGTCGAGTTCATCGGCGTCTGCATCTTCCAT GTTGACGAGGAGATGAAGGTGGAGAAGTCAGAGTACTTTTACGAGCGCGGCAACTTCCTCGCCAGCTTCTTGAGCGCCCCTGCCGCTGATGCGGCGCCAGGCTCAGGCTCATCAGGCTGCCCCGTGATGCACGGGAACTGA